DNA sequence from the Maribacter dokdonensis DSW-8 genome:
TTTTTAATAACCACGGTTAATGCCCAATCAATTGAGTTTTTTACCAGTGGTAGACTAATATTGGGTACACATAAAGAAAGAACGGCCTCCGTAGGTGTCGGTGATATAGATAACGATGGCGATGCCGATATTTTGGTGGCTAACGGGCGTCACTGGCCAGGGCAAAACAGGGTATTTGTAAATAACGGAAGAGGTGTATTTACAGTTTCAAAAGAACTTGGCTTTGAAAGTGAAACTACCTATTCTACTGAACTTGCCGATTTTGATGGTGATGGTGATTTAGATATTGCCGTCGGTAATGATATGGCACCTAACTATATCTTCATTAATGATGGAAAGGGAAACTTTGAAAGAGCATCTAGTTTTGGTGTAGCATATGCACCAACTAGAAATATAGTGGTAGCCGATATTGATCAAGACGGAGATAATGACATTTTAATTACCAATAGGGGAAAAGAAAATGAAATTTGCCTAAATAACGGTGACGGAACTTTTTCTAAATCCATCGGTTTTGGAAATAAGGAAGATTCTACCATAGATGTTGAAGTTGCCGATATGAACGGTGATGGTAACCTTGATTTGATTTTGGCGAATAGAGATGACCAACCAAATATGGTGTATTTAAATGAGGGTAATTTAAAGTTCACCAAGAAAATTCCATACGGAACAGGTAAGGATATTACACGTTCTGTAGCAATTTCAGATATTGATAAAGATGGGTTTTTAGATATTGTTACGGCAAATATAGGTGAGCCAAATGTTATTTATTTCGGGGATAAAAAACAAAGCTATCAGCGTAAAATGGAATTTGATTCCAGTCTTGATAAGTCGTACGCCATTTCTTTAGGTGATTTAGATAATGATGGCGATATGGATATTATCATAGCTAATGTTCAAAAGCCTAATGTGGTATTCATAAACTCTGGTGACGGTAAAAATTGGGAGCGCGTACAATTGGCAAATGAAAACTTTAACACTTACGATATTACGGTTTTTGACCTAAATGGAGATGGTAAACTGGACATCATTGAAAGTAACTCAGACGAAATAAACCGATATTACTTCAATAGGTTTACTCCAAAATTTCCTTAAATAACAATCTTGAACAGACATTAAATATAGTAACCAGCATAATGATATGAATTTGAAAAATCTTTTAAAGTGTACTTTTCTAGTACTCTTGTCCGCATGCTCTTCAGAAACTTCAGAATGGCAAAATTTTAATGATGAAGGTGTGTTTTTGGTATATCGAAGACAATCACAAATAGGGAAAGAGTCTTACTCCATAACATCTACTAAAGACACCATTACGGTTACTTCTATACAAGGGGAGAATGAAAGGGGGAGAATTAGTGGAGTAGAGTCTAAACTATTTTTGACTACAGATTTAGAGCCTATATCGTATTTCAGTCGTCGTATTTCTAATAATGATACCACCAATATCATTAAAATGGAGATACAGGGAGACAAAGTATCGGTTTGGGAAAAACATTTTGATGTTGTTGTTAGTGATAAAAAAGATGCATTCTTTTTAGTCAATAGTAATATACCGGCAGGAATTGAAATGATGCTATATCATTATTATTTCAAACAGCATAATGCCTCTTCAATACCAACCCTGCCTAGAGGAGAAGTTTCTCTTACCCATAAAGGAGAGGATATCGTGAAAATCAAGGGTGAAGATGTAGCCTTGGATCGGTACGTTGTGGAAGGTATCAACTGGGGCGGCAGAACTATTTGGTTAGATAAGTCAAAGAACTTGGTAGCTGTAGTAAAGGCTAATACCCAGATTAGAGAGTTGATTAAAGAAGGCTACGAAGAAGCCAAATCACTTTTTATTAAAGGCAATGTTGAAGAGCAAATGGCTCAACTTACAGATTACACTACAGCATTAAAAGGAGAGGAATCGGAAATTACGGCTTTAGTTGGGGGTAATGTAGTTGATGGTGTACAAGATGATGTACAGAAAAACATGACCATAATCATTGAAAATGGAAAAATAAAGCAAATAGGTAGTTCCCCCGAAATTACTATTCCTGAAAATGCCAAAGTAATAGATGTATCTGGTAAAACTTTAATACCTGGTATGTGGGATATGCATGCACATTCTAATCAAGTGCAATGGGCACCGGCATATTTAGCTGGTGGGGTTACTACCATACGCGACAATGGTAATGAGTTGGAGTTTGCCACTGCTTTTAGGGATGCTATTGCAAAAGATGGGGCAACTGGTCCAGATATACTTTTAGCCGGAATGACAGATGGACCTGGTATTAAAGGTAACGGAATAATTAGGGCACGCTCAGCT
Encoded proteins:
- a CDS encoding FG-GAP repeat domain-containing protein, which gives rise to MKIKLIIIFSFLITTVNAQSIEFFTSGRLILGTHKERTASVGVGDIDNDGDADILVANGRHWPGQNRVFVNNGRGVFTVSKELGFESETTYSTELADFDGDGDLDIAVGNDMAPNYIFINDGKGNFERASSFGVAYAPTRNIVVADIDQDGDNDILITNRGKENEICLNNGDGTFSKSIGFGNKEDSTIDVEVADMNGDGNLDLILANRDDQPNMVYLNEGNLKFTKKIPYGTGKDITRSVAISDIDKDGFLDIVTANIGEPNVIYFGDKKQSYQRKMEFDSSLDKSYAISLGDLDNDGDMDIIIANVQKPNVVFINSGDGKNWERVQLANENFNTYDITVFDLNGDGKLDIIESNSDEINRYYFNRFTPKFP
- a CDS encoding amidohydrolase family protein, giving the protein MNLKNLLKCTFLVLLSACSSETSEWQNFNDEGVFLVYRRQSQIGKESYSITSTKDTITVTSIQGENERGRISGVESKLFLTTDLEPISYFSRRISNNDTTNIIKMEIQGDKVSVWEKHFDVVVSDKKDAFFLVNSNIPAGIEMMLYHYYFKQHNASSIPTLPRGEVSLTHKGEDIVKIKGEDVALDRYVVEGINWGGRTIWLDKSKNLVAVVKANTQIRELIKEGYEEAKSLFIKGNVEEQMAQLTDYTTALKGEESEITALVGGNVVDGVQDDVQKNMTIIIENGKIKQIGSSPEITIPENAKVIDVSGKTLIPGMWDMHAHSNQVQWAPAYLAGGVTTIRDNGNELEFATAFRDAIAKDGATGPDILLAGMTDGPGIKGNGIIRARSAEEAKEVVKLYHDNGYEQIKIYTSIEPEILKVLAEEAHKVGMTVTGHVPALVDDARVAVESGMDMLSHYNRILAALFTDKKVSDLGPFFMVDNEVTDEMVNDAIAFYLKHGTVLDVTLGLGVVRTLPKGRVMETIEPDAGRMAYELFESKRFRAGAGEERAKKLKQNIIKSAEVIGKFYKAGIPVVAGTDNFAPGFGLFLEMESYVKYGNLTPLDAIKMATIIPAKAMGYDDVTGSIEVGKQADIAILDENPLENIDNIRTVSSVLTNGNYYESEPLWIAADFKPTRD